One window of the bacterium genome contains the following:
- a CDS encoding glycosyltransferase family 9 protein has protein sequence MPIAETRPAPPRLLAQLSETPPAGRILVIRLGALGDVVRTRFAFAALRALYPESHIDWLVEDRAAAGLEAIRGLDGIVRVARNDLRIGHPLAFRRSALKLVEKLRGGAYDLAVDFHGILKSGLLARAAGIPMRVGYDRHFSRDGSQRFLTHRVSIACERLSRFERNDALVRFLGGEPVREAPPLELSPDPAPELADLPTGLAVLHPGTSPLTLYKRWDPARFARLALILREKAGLESLITWGPVEGECEAAQQVVARAQGAAHLAPATQSISHLLQLMRGARLFVGSDSGPMHLASLLGLPLVAVFGPTDPVENAPFSGSPHRIVREDVGCNPCRLGCPSRACMSRIGVQDVASAALELLAGV, from the coding sequence ATGCCGATCGCTGAAACCAGGCCGGCGCCTCCGCGCCTGCTCGCCCAGCTGTCCGAAACGCCCCCGGCCGGGCGAATTCTCGTGATCCGGCTGGGCGCGCTCGGAGACGTGGTGCGCACGCGTTTCGCGTTTGCCGCCCTGCGCGCGCTGTATCCAGAATCCCACATCGACTGGCTCGTGGAGGATCGCGCGGCGGCCGGACTCGAGGCCATCCGGGGCCTCGACGGCATCGTGCGGGTCGCGCGCAACGACCTGCGGATCGGCCATCCGCTCGCTTTCAGGCGCAGCGCTCTGAAACTCGTGGAGAAACTGCGGGGTGGTGCCTACGATCTGGCCGTCGATTTTCACGGGATTCTCAAGAGCGGATTGCTGGCCCGAGCGGCCGGAATTCCGATGCGTGTGGGCTACGACCGGCACTTCTCACGCGACGGAAGTCAGCGCTTTTTGACCCATCGGGTCTCGATTGCGTGCGAGCGCCTGTCTCGCTTCGAGCGCAACGACGCGCTGGTGCGGTTTCTGGGCGGTGAGCCGGTCCGTGAGGCCCCGCCGCTGGAATTGTCGCCGGATCCCGCTCCCGAGTTGGCAGACCTGCCCACTGGCCTCGCCGTCCTGCATCCGGGCACCAGCCCCTTGACGCTTTACAAGCGCTGGGATCCGGCTCGCTTCGCGAGACTGGCCCTCATCCTGCGCGAGAAGGCGGGACTCGAGAGCCTGATCACCTGGGGACCTGTCGAAGGCGAGTGCGAGGCCGCGCAACAGGTCGTGGCGCGCGCCCAAGGGGCCGCCCATCTGGCTCCTGCAACACAATCGATTTCTCACTTGCTGCAGCTGATGCGGGGAGCCCGGCTTTTCGTCGGCAGTGACTCGGGCCCGATGCACCTGGCTTCCCTGCTCGGATTGCCACTGGTGGCGGTCTTCGGTCCCACGGATCCCGTCGAGAACGCGCCGTTCTCCGGCAGCCCACATCGGATCGTTCGCGAGGACGTCGGCTGTAACCCCTGTAGGCTCGGATGTCCCTCTCGGGCCTGCATGAGCCGGATCGGCGTACAAGATGTTGCCAGCGCCGCCCTCGAGCTTCTGGCAGGAGTTTGA
- a CDS encoding YjgP/YjgQ family permease: protein MVAPRILWRYILRDVFFHSLLGLGLMSLLLVVQNVLRFIEDLLSAGAGWMGLVQLVAVILPSYLAFAIPTALLFGILLAFGRMSADGEIVAIRASGVSVPRLLPPVLLLAALAALVTGHLVWEIEPRSHDRMKSLVREFAKSVRIIKPGSFQEFGDHMLYVHEQGDETCPLRGVLIGDFRDDERSLFISAKCGSVVEDTEPEGAGSIGFELTEGSIHFSAVEKKRYRKIRFARMHTTLDLSEFIHAHKRPRDFTFSELLELERQFEAGDPPELRGKTGRAGVQTQIHRRLAFPMASVLLAIVAVPLGIRPLRSGRSAGALTAIAVMGLYWLLFSAGQLAAEGRYAPAWLSVWSPNVVVLLAGFWLIRRTVRGET, encoded by the coding sequence ATGGTCGCCCCCCGGATCCTCTGGCGCTACATCCTGCGCGACGTCTTTTTCCACTCGCTGCTCGGACTCGGCCTGATGAGTCTCCTGCTCGTAGTGCAAAACGTCCTGCGCTTCATAGAGGATCTGCTATCGGCCGGCGCGGGCTGGATGGGCCTGGTGCAGTTGGTGGCCGTGATCCTGCCCAGCTACCTGGCGTTCGCGATCCCCACCGCACTGCTTTTCGGCATCTTGTTGGCGTTCGGGCGAATGTCGGCCGATGGAGAGATCGTTGCGATTCGCGCCTCGGGCGTGAGCGTACCTCGACTGCTGCCGCCGGTTTTATTGCTGGCGGCCCTCGCTGCACTGGTCACCGGGCACCTGGTCTGGGAAATCGAGCCCAGGAGCCACGATCGCATGAAGTCGCTCGTGCGCGAGTTCGCCAAGAGTGTGCGGATCATCAAGCCGGGCTCGTTTCAGGAATTCGGCGATCACATGCTGTACGTCCACGAACAGGGCGATGAAACATGCCCCTTGCGCGGAGTACTGATCGGCGACTTCCGCGACGATGAACGCAGTCTCTTCATCTCGGCGAAGTGCGGTTCAGTTGTAGAGGACACGGAGCCCGAGGGAGCCGGGAGCATCGGTTTCGAGCTTACGGAAGGATCGATCCACTTCTCTGCTGTCGAGAAGAAACGCTACCGCAAGATCCGCTTCGCACGGATGCACACGACGCTCGACCTGAGCGAATTCATACACGCGCACAAGCGCCCCCGCGACTTCACGTTCAGTGAACTGCTCGAACTCGAGCGCCAGTTCGAAGCTGGAGACCCCCCAGAGCTGCGCGGCAAAACCGGACGCGCAGGCGTGCAGACGCAGATCCACCGCAGACTCGCCTTCCCGATGGCGTCGGTACTGCTCGCGATCGTCGCGGTACCCCTGGGCATCCGGCCACTGCGTTCCGGCCGTTCAGCGGGCGCACTCACTGCGATCGCGGTCATGGGTCTGTACTGGCTCTTGTTCAGCGCGGGCCAACTCGCCGCTGAAGGCCGATACGCCCCAGCCTGGCTCTCGGTCTGGAGCCCCAACGTCGTCGTTTTGCTGGCGGGATTCTGGCTGATCCGGCGGACCGTCCGGGGGGAGACCTGA
- a CDS encoding DUF370 domain-containing protein, giving the protein MKLLNVGYGNVVVARRVVAVIGPQAAPIRRMREEARKRGKLIDATEGRKTRSVIVTDSDHIVLAAVQTETLSMRLAGDGDEDEG; this is encoded by the coding sequence GTGAAGCTACTGAACGTCGGATATGGGAATGTAGTCGTCGCGCGCCGCGTCGTGGCCGTGATCGGCCCGCAGGCCGCTCCGATCCGTCGAATGCGCGAAGAAGCGCGAAAACGCGGCAAGCTGATTGACGCGACAGAGGGGCGGAAGACCCGCTCGGTGATCGTGACCGATTCCGACCACATCGTTCTCGCGGCCGTGCAGACCGAGACCCTGTCGATGCGTCTGGCGGGCGACGGTGACGAGGACGAGGGATGA
- a CDS encoding NAD-dependent epimerase/dehydratase family protein, translating to MKILVTGGAGFIGSHLVDELLAEGHEVRVFDSLHEQVHGKDADWPDYLNPAAERMRGDVRDAAAVRRALEGMEVIYHQAAAVGVGQSMYEIENYVSINSLGAAVVLQEIASGRHEIRRMVVASSMSIYGEGQYVDPDGKSVFPGLRSDEQFERREWEIFDERGRSLKPVPTPETKPLLPTSVYAVTKRDHEELFLSVGAAYRIPTVALRYFNVYGSRQALSNPYTGVGAIFSARLLNGNPPLVNEDGLQSRDFVHVSDIVQANLLALRAQADGGVVCNVGTGRPTSILQLAELLAARLDLQIKPQISEHFRAGDIRHCYADITHARQVLGYEPKSRLEDSIDEVIDFVRGQNPEDKVQAATDELLRRGLQR from the coding sequence TTGAAGATTCTGGTTACAGGTGGCGCCGGTTTCATCGGTTCGCATCTGGTCGACGAATTGCTCGCCGAGGGCCACGAGGTCCGGGTGTTCGATTCCCTGCACGAGCAGGTGCACGGCAAGGACGCCGACTGGCCGGACTATTTGAACCCCGCGGCCGAGCGCATGCGCGGAGATGTGCGCGATGCGGCGGCGGTGCGACGGGCGCTCGAGGGCATGGAAGTCATCTACCACCAGGCCGCCGCGGTCGGCGTGGGCCAATCGATGTACGAGATCGAAAACTACGTCTCGATCAACTCCCTGGGTGCGGCCGTCGTTCTGCAGGAGATCGCCAGTGGGCGCCATGAGATCCGACGCATGGTCGTAGCCTCGTCGATGTCGATCTACGGCGAAGGCCAGTACGTCGATCCCGACGGCAAGAGCGTCTTTCCCGGCCTGCGAAGTGACGAGCAGTTCGAGCGTCGGGAATGGGAGATCTTCGACGAACGAGGAAGATCTCTCAAACCGGTTCCGACACCCGAAACAAAGCCCTTGCTTCCCACTTCGGTCTACGCGGTGACCAAACGCGATCACGAGGAACTCTTTCTATCGGTCGGCGCTGCCTATCGGATTCCCACGGTCGCGTTGCGTTACTTCAATGTCTACGGCTCGCGGCAGGCGCTCTCGAACCCCTATACCGGAGTCGGCGCAATCTTCAGCGCGCGTCTGCTCAATGGCAATCCTCCCCTCGTCAACGAGGACGGTCTGCAGAGCCGCGACTTCGTACACGTCTCCGATATCGTCCAGGCCAATCTACTGGCTCTGCGCGCCCAGGCCGACGGCGGCGTGGTCTGCAATGTGGGAACGGGTCGGCCGACGTCGATCCTGCAGCTTGCGGAACTGCTGGCTGCGCGACTCGACCTGCAGATCAAACCTCAGATCAGTGAGCACTTCCGAGCCGGAGACATCCGCCACTGCTACGCCGACATCACGCACGCGCGGCAGGTACTGGGTTACGAACCCAAGTCTCGACTCGAGGACTCGATCGACGAGGTAATCGATTTCGTGCGCGGTCAGAATCCAGAAGACAAGGTGCAGGCGGCGACCGACGAGTTGCTGCGCCGAGGTCTGCAGCGTTGA
- a CDS encoding glycosyltransferase family 2 protein, whose product MPTVDLSIVIVAWNVRDLVLDCLASIRDARLKISYEVILVDNGSADATVEQVSEQFPETRVIALPKNIGFGGGNNRGLERMNGRTAVLLNSDTIVLEGGLEQCVAYLDEHPDVGVVGPQLLNPDRTRQNCIHNSPTLVSEIISQSVLRRLFPRRYPSKRIEYTQPVEVEAVLGACMFVRREIVETVGTIDEDFFFFLEETDWCHRIRSAGWRVMHLPDAYVIHLYGESTKKKVPLRTRIEFHRSRYLFFKKNRGFLTYQALRVIVMAKILFGCVFGGRRASEYRKILAWHIAGRPASAGLGSA is encoded by the coding sequence ATGCCGACCGTGGATCTATCGATTGTGATCGTCGCCTGGAACGTGCGAGACCTCGTGCTCGATTGCCTGGCCTCCATTCGCGATGCTCGACTGAAGATCAGCTACGAGGTGATCCTGGTCGACAACGGCTCGGCCGACGCGACCGTAGAGCAGGTAAGCGAGCAGTTTCCCGAGACCCGCGTGATTGCCTTGCCGAAGAACATCGGTTTTGGCGGGGGCAATAATCGCGGACTCGAGCGCATGAACGGTCGAACGGCAGTGCTGCTCAACAGCGATACGATCGTGCTCGAAGGTGGGTTGGAGCAATGCGTGGCCTATCTGGACGAGCATCCCGACGTCGGCGTCGTCGGTCCCCAGCTCTTGAATCCAGATCGGACGAGACAGAACTGCATTCACAACTCGCCGACGCTGGTGTCCGAGATCATCTCCCAGTCGGTCCTGAGGCGGTTGTTTCCGCGTCGCTATCCGAGCAAACGCATCGAATACACCCAGCCGGTAGAAGTCGAGGCGGTGCTAGGCGCGTGTATGTTCGTGAGGCGCGAGATTGTCGAAACGGTCGGAACGATTGACGAGGACTTTTTCTTCTTCCTGGAGGAAACCGACTGGTGCCATCGAATTCGCTCGGCTGGCTGGCGAGTCATGCACCTGCCCGATGCGTATGTGATTCACCTGTACGGGGAATCGACCAAAAAGAAGGTGCCACTGCGTACGCGCATCGAATTCCACCGGAGTCGCTATCTTTTCTTCAAGAAGAACCGCGGATTCCTGACATATCAGGCGCTCCGTGTCATCGTGATGGCCAAGATCCTGTTCGGCTGCGTGTTTGGCGGGCGCCGCGCTTCGGAGTACCGCAAGATTCTGGCCTGGCATATTGCGGGCCGTCCGGCGTCCGCGGGCCTGGGATCGGCCTGA
- the rfaE1 gene encoding D-glycero-beta-D-manno-heptose-7-phosphate kinase: MIDPDRATRLIADFGQHRVLVVGDLILDRYLWGNTERISPEAPVPVVHVDRESTMLGGAGNVARNLASLGASVEVVGVIGEDDAALEIRRLCERWKIGARRLVSDGSRPTTEKTRIIARAQQVVRFDRETELRIAPALVERVLDAIRTAASEVQLVILEDYAKGLLGPAVISEAMDILRASGVAVFVDPKDPPWEIYRGAELIKPNQREAEQVVGFRVRSDADLERLGRQVLELSGVHNLALTRGGDGMSMFATDEPTRHIPTAAQAVADVAGAGDTVIAALALGRLSGATWQEAAEIANAAAGVVVAVSGTATLTPGQLRQALGASR, encoded by the coding sequence TTGATCGATCCCGACCGTGCGACTCGGCTGATCGCGGATTTCGGACAGCATCGAGTGCTGGTCGTCGGGGATCTGATTCTGGACCGCTATCTGTGGGGCAACACGGAGCGTATCTCACCCGAAGCTCCGGTCCCCGTAGTCCACGTCGACCGCGAGTCGACGATGCTCGGCGGTGCGGGCAATGTCGCGCGCAACCTGGCCAGCCTCGGCGCAAGCGTAGAAGTGGTCGGCGTGATCGGCGAGGACGACGCCGCACTGGAAATCCGCCGACTGTGTGAGCGCTGGAAGATCGGAGCGCGTCGCCTGGTGAGCGATGGATCGCGACCCACGACAGAGAAGACCCGCATCATCGCGCGTGCGCAGCAGGTCGTTCGTTTCGATCGGGAGACCGAACTGCGGATTGCGCCTGCGCTCGTCGAGCGCGTACTCGATGCGATCCGCACTGCGGCCAGCGAGGTGCAGTTGGTGATCCTCGAGGACTACGCCAAGGGTCTGCTGGGTCCGGCGGTGATCTCGGAGGCGATGGACATCCTCCGGGCTTCCGGGGTCGCGGTTTTCGTCGACCCGAAGGATCCCCCCTGGGAGATCTACCGGGGGGCGGAGTTGATCAAACCGAACCAGCGAGAGGCCGAGCAGGTCGTCGGTTTCCGCGTGCGTTCCGATGCGGATCTGGAACGACTGGGCCGCCAGGTGCTCGAATTGAGCGGGGTCCACAATCTGGCCCTGACGCGCGGAGGCGATGGAATGTCGATGTTCGCGACCGATGAGCCAACGCGGCATATCCCGACCGCCGCCCAGGCGGTGGCCGATGTCGCCGGCGCCGGGGACACGGTGATCGCAGCCCTGGCGCTTGGGCGCCTGTCTGGTGCGACCTGGCAGGAAGCCGCTGAAATCGCGAACGCAGCCGCTGGTGTTGTCGTGGCCGTATCCGGGACCGCGACGCTCACACCCGGTCAGTTGCGCCAGGCCCTCGGAGCGAGCAGATGA
- a CDS encoding YicC family protein — protein MSESVRSMTGFGRAEAELERGAVSVEVRSVNGRHLELRVRLPRELSSLEAKLRRAASAHFARGQVEVSIRLPREGVSEPELQIDQEAAKRYAEAGRELSSALELDDSLSISSLLALPGVARMREPELQAEAIGDTLLQAVEAACLAACKMREREGLALADELLSRITGVEERVQQFESRAEEITRGLRERLQKRLATLAPEVEVDPARLEQEIVIYADKLDITEELVRLRSHCAQFRETLDGGGSIGRKLEFLLQEFGRETNTIGSKASDAPIARDVVELKTELEKLREQVLNVE, from the coding sequence ATGAGCGAATCTGTTCGTTCGATGACGGGCTTTGGCCGTGCCGAGGCAGAACTCGAGCGAGGCGCTGTATCTGTGGAAGTGCGCTCGGTGAACGGACGCCATCTGGAGTTGCGCGTGCGGCTGCCCCGCGAGCTGAGTTCACTGGAAGCGAAGCTGCGACGAGCCGCTTCCGCGCATTTCGCGCGCGGTCAGGTCGAAGTATCGATCCGTCTGCCGCGCGAAGGCGTGTCCGAGCCCGAACTCCAGATCGATCAAGAGGCGGCGAAGCGTTACGCAGAGGCGGGTCGAGAATTGTCCAGCGCGCTCGAACTCGACGATTCACTTTCCATCTCGTCGCTCCTGGCGCTACCCGGTGTCGCACGAATGCGCGAACCGGAACTGCAGGCCGAAGCCATCGGGGACACGTTACTCCAGGCGGTCGAGGCGGCCTGCCTGGCCGCCTGCAAGATGCGCGAACGCGAGGGCCTGGCCCTGGCAGACGAACTCCTGTCGCGGATTACGGGAGTCGAAGAACGCGTCCAGCAGTTCGAATCCAGGGCCGAAGAGATCACAAGGGGTCTGCGGGAGCGCCTGCAGAAGCGCCTGGCGACACTCGCTCCCGAAGTCGAAGTCGACCCGGCCCGCCTGGAGCAGGAGATCGTGATCTACGCCGACAAGCTCGATATTACCGAGGAACTGGTGCGCTTGCGCAGCCACTGCGCCCAGTTCCGTGAGACACTGGACGGCGGCGGGTCCATCGGGCGAAAGCTCGAGTTTCTGCTGCAGGAATTCGGTCGCGAGACCAATACCATCGGTTCCAAAGCATCGGATGCGCCGATTGCGCGCGATGTCGTGGAACTGAAAACGGAACTCGAGAAGCTCCGCGAACAGGTTTTGAACGTCGAGTGA
- the waaF gene encoding lipopolysaccharide heptosyltransferase II, translated as MAENKDKISIILPNHLGDVVMATPALRSLRRGFPQAEITAVLRRPLDQVLGGSPRIDRILAHDIYAGGGAVRQFRRRLAVARELRGSEITVVLPNSVSSALLAFSTRAPRRLGYARRGRGLLLSEAVPAPREAGRFVPVAMERYYLDLVGRLGCPDEGTELELFSETEAEAACEALFARQGLTGDAPLVCLAPGAGFGPSKIWPAAYVAEVARALIDDGAKVALVHAPGEEVLADEIAHKTGDEIISLGGSAMNLSLLKSVLSRARLLICNDAGARHISAAFDVPTLVLMGPTSTAYTNLNLKRTRLLREPVDCSPCQKKVCPTDHRCMALLSPARVLKEAREALMSDDWLGSVELELHA; from the coding sequence GTGGCTGAAAACAAGGACAAAATCTCTATCATTCTGCCCAATCACCTGGGTGATGTGGTGATGGCGACCCCGGCCTTGCGGAGCCTGCGGCGGGGCTTCCCCCAGGCCGAAATCACCGCAGTCTTGCGTCGCCCCCTCGATCAGGTGCTGGGAGGCAGTCCCCGGATCGACCGGATCCTGGCTCACGACATCTACGCGGGTGGGGGGGCGGTCCGCCAGTTCCGGCGCCGCCTCGCGGTCGCTCGCGAATTGCGCGGCAGCGAAATTACCGTGGTTCTCCCCAATTCCGTTTCCAGTGCGCTTCTGGCCTTTTCCACGCGAGCGCCCCGGCGCCTGGGATACGCGCGACGCGGCCGCGGTCTGCTCCTGAGCGAGGCCGTGCCGGCCCCTCGGGAGGCTGGACGCTTCGTTCCGGTGGCCATGGAGCGCTACTATCTGGACCTCGTGGGACGACTGGGTTGTCCCGATGAGGGAACCGAGCTCGAGCTTTTCAGCGAAACTGAAGCGGAGGCCGCCTGCGAGGCGTTGTTTGCGAGGCAGGGCCTGACGGGCGATGCACCGCTCGTCTGCCTGGCACCGGGAGCTGGTTTCGGGCCGTCGAAGATCTGGCCCGCTGCCTATGTGGCCGAGGTGGCTCGTGCGCTCATCGACGATGGCGCGAAGGTGGCGCTGGTGCACGCGCCCGGTGAGGAAGTCCTGGCCGATGAAATCGCACACAAGACCGGCGACGAAATCATCTCTCTGGGAGGCTCAGCCATGAACCTCTCGCTGCTGAAGTCCGTTCTGTCTCGCGCTCGTCTTTTGATCTGTAACGACGCCGGTGCGCGCCACATCTCCGCCGCCTTCGACGTGCCGACACTCGTGCTCATGGGCCCCACGAGCACGGCGTACACCAATCTGAATCTGAAGCGGACGCGGTTGTTGCGCGAGCCAGTCGATTGTTCGCCGTGCCAGAAGAAGGTCTGTCCAACCGATCATCGCTGCATGGCGCTCTTGAGCCCGGCACGTGTGTTGAAAGAGGCGCGCGAGGCTCTCATGAGCGATGACTGGCTCGGCAGCGTCGAACTGGAGCTACACGCGTGA
- the kdsA gene encoding 3-deoxy-8-phosphooctulonate synthase encodes MQPNHVEIGDDRTSPLIFGPGQPLVWITGPCVIEDYRTTATAAERLKKLSEKLEVPLIFKSSYEKDNRTSEESYRGPGLDDGLEILARIKQEFELPVISDVHRVEDLEAAREVLDIIQIPAFLCQQTSLVVAAGKTGRPINVKKAQFLSPDAMSSAVGKIRRTGNQQILLTERGTCHGYNSFVADMTSIPGMQALGCPVIFDAGHQVRRYGIPSTDPEGGAPKEYIPVLLRAGVAAGANGLFLETHPNPDDALCDAASQFPLESMEDLMLETRDLAELMRKQGHA; translated from the coding sequence ATGCAACCGAACCACGTCGAAATCGGCGACGATCGCACTAGCCCCCTGATCTTCGGTCCCGGCCAGCCCCTGGTCTGGATCACCGGTCCGTGCGTAATCGAGGATTACCGCACCACGGCCACGGCCGCAGAACGACTCAAGAAGCTGAGTGAGAAGCTCGAAGTTCCGCTCATTTTCAAGTCCTCCTATGAAAAGGACAATCGCACCTCGGAAGAGTCCTATCGCGGGCCCGGACTCGACGATGGATTGGAGATCCTGGCGCGGATCAAGCAGGAGTTCGAGCTGCCCGTGATCTCCGATGTGCATCGCGTCGAAGACCTCGAGGCTGCGCGCGAAGTGCTCGACATCATTCAGATCCCCGCATTCCTGTGCCAGCAGACATCGCTGGTGGTCGCGGCCGGAAAGACGGGCCGTCCCATCAACGTGAAGAAGGCGCAGTTCCTTTCGCCCGATGCGATGTCGAGTGCGGTCGGCAAGATCCGGCGCACGGGCAATCAGCAGATCCTGTTGACCGAACGCGGCACCTGTCACGGCTACAACTCATTTGTCGCCGACATGACTTCGATCCCCGGCATGCAGGCCCTGGGTTGCCCGGTCATTTTCGACGCCGGTCATCAGGTGCGGCGCTACGGCATACCGAGCACCGATCCCGAGGGTGGGGCTCCGAAGGAGTACATCCCGGTCCTTCTGCGAGCCGGTGTTGCGGCCGGCGCAAACGGGCTGTTTCTCGAAACACATCCGAATCCCGACGACGCCCTGTGCGACGCGGCGAGCCAGTTTCCATTGGAATCCATGGAAGACCTGATGCTCGAAACTCGCGATCTCGCGGAACTGATGCGCAAGCAGGGACACGCGTGA
- a CDS encoding Trm112 family protein, giving the protein MLVCPLCKGELAVQWADGSEAALDCGACSLSFPIEDGIPVMLVEEANPLVA; this is encoded by the coding sequence ATGCTGGTCTGCCCGCTCTGCAAGGGCGAACTGGCCGTGCAATGGGCCGACGGCTCCGAGGCGGCGCTCGACTGTGGGGCGTGCTCGCTTTCATTTCCCATCGAGGACGGGATTCCCGTCATGCTGGTCGAAGAGGCGAATCCGCTGGTTGCGTGA
- the gmk gene encoding guanylate kinase, which produces MTGTRRGIPFVISGPSGAGKSTLLRCVLDTDSSLRFSISHTTRQPRPGERDGEDYWFITRAEFQGMIDRNEFLEWAEYNENLYGTSRSAVEGPTREGCDLILEVEVQGADQLRDRLADDAVFVFIEPPSLDELEDRLRRRATDAGAVIEKRLARAREEMLSRDRYDHQVVNDQLPQAVSALQEIIALARDRRDE; this is translated from the coding sequence ATGACCGGAACGCGTCGCGGTATTCCCTTCGTGATCTCCGGCCCCTCCGGCGCCGGGAAGAGCACGCTATTGCGTTGCGTTCTGGATACGGACTCGTCGTTGCGCTTTTCGATCTCGCACACGACGCGTCAGCCCCGACCCGGTGAGCGCGATGGTGAGGATTACTGGTTCATCACCCGTGCAGAGTTCCAGGGCATGATCGACCGCAACGAGTTCCTCGAGTGGGCTGAGTACAACGAAAACCTCTACGGCACCAGCCGCTCGGCGGTTGAAGGTCCCACGCGGGAAGGCTGCGACTTGATCCTCGAAGTCGAGGTACAGGGCGCCGACCAGTTGCGGGATCGCCTGGCGGACGACGCCGTATTCGTTTTCATCGAACCTCCGTCACTGGATGAACTGGAAGATCGGCTGCGAAGGCGCGCAACAGATGCGGGCGCAGTCATTGAGAAGCGACTCGCGCGAGCACGCGAAGAGATGCTCTCGCGAGACCGTTATGACCACCAGGTAGTCAACGATCAGCTACCGCAAGCCGTGAGCGCGTTGCAGGAAATCATCGCGCTTGCGAGGGACCGAAGAGACGAGTAG